The Mangifera indica cultivar Alphonso chromosome 8, CATAS_Mindica_2.1, whole genome shotgun sequence genome has a window encoding:
- the LOC123223979 gene encoding uncharacterized protein LOC123223979, translating to MAADLQSLGYPDNSSKVDKSNSENDSVDIKRTASSGEGHPETVTYSRDLYSITITQSRRLSRWELESKAAAAHSAPIAVLTMSPSTTEGDFPDPVASSVLLQVLPLQAPRKEQTEHVVQGARQH from the exons ATGGCAGCTGATCTGCAATCCCTT GGTTATCCAGATAACTCAAGCAAGGTTGATAAATCAAATTCAGAAAACGATAGTGTTGATATAAAAAGGACTGCAAGCAGTGGAGAAGGACATCCAGAAACAGTCACATATTCAAGGGATCTATATTCCATCACAATTACACAATCCAGAAGGCTGTCTCGGTGGGAGCTTGAATCCAAAGCTGCCGCAGCACATTCAG CTCCCATTGCTGTTTTGACAATGTCACCATCAACCACAGAGGGTGACTTCCCAGATCCTGTTGCTTCATCAGTATTATTACAAGTTTTACCATTGCAAGCACCACGTAAAGAACAAACAGAACATGTTGTGCAAGGGGCCAGACAACATTGA
- the LOC123223890 gene encoding inactive poly [ADP-ribose] polymerase RCD1-like — protein sequence MDPKIAKVLDSSSRVVLGLKRKRATPHATHFAGPRRAFLQHLPLCKSSAQKLEKRRKLDGCKSKVVSGCNFRKSLIHYYSNYKKSGIPQRLMYYENGDWTDFPEDVIAFVKKDLQEKKAAVEVELNGHYFLLDFLHMLRLDLKTGAQQSIAWIDEAGACFFPEIYINGEESYNCCQNECGKDHESVRRDSYGPHEIKLQLEIDVAGVEQSKLKECSGESNAVIKQVQIAQKSAGTQYVVEVEDSCNRKTDAKLDEAIEDNQHMKTNLVARTELVDEKLGSDAVQKIFLMGMRCFGGVEILDIQCCASPRLSARFELFQKQLEITRKYRGDANVRYAWLATAKRALPMIMTFGLGLCGASTTNSAYGIGVHLAAASSPDASVNICDVDENGVQHMVFCRVIMGNMEQLCPGTKQYHPSTEDFDSGVDDLQNPRHFTVWNMNVNTHVYPEFVVSFKIASNGEGNVVGSENQNTISAFTTSSQGLRNHLRLESSAVDFGTVSPLVSETGGSQGKAPSTNSCSPRAPKSPWMPFPMLFAAISNKVSPNDMELITNHYELFRAKKISRDDFVKKLRVTVGDVLLRSTITALQCKVPSKREVELLNQNVEKLPELQLSLGPSPGV from the exons ATGGATCCAAAGATCGCAAAGGTGTTGGATAGTAGTTCTAGAGTTGTGCTCGGCCTGAAGAGAAAGAGAGCAACTCCACATGCAACACATTTTGCTGGGCCTCGACGAGCATTTTTACAGCACCTGCCCCTTTGCAAATCGTCGGCGCAAAAGCTTGAAAAGCGAAGGAAATTAGATGGATGCAAAAGCAAAGTTGTGAGTGGGTGTAATTTTAGAAAATCTTTAATCCATTATTACTCAAATTACAAGAAAAGTGGTATACCACAACGTCTTATGTACTATGAGAATGGTGATTGGACTGATTTTCCTGAGGATGTTATTGCTTTTGTGAAGAAAGATCTTCAAGAAAAGAAGGCAGCCGTAGAGGTTGAGCTAAATGGTCATTATTTTCTGCTTGATTTCCTGCATATGTTGCGACTGGACTTAAAAACAGGTGCACAACAATCGATTGCTTGGATTGATGAAGCAGGTGCTTGCTTCTTTCCAGAAATTTACATCAACGGCGAAGAATCATATAACTGCTGCCAAAATGAATGTGGCAAAGACCATGAATCAGTGCGGAGGGATTCTTATGGGCCCCATGAAATAAAGCTACAGCTTGAAATTGATGTAGCTGGAGTGGAGCAGTCTAAGTTGAAAGAATGTAGTGGCGAGTCAAATGCTGTTATTAAGCAGGTCCAAATTGCACAAAAATCTGCTGGTACCCAGTATGTTGTGGAAGTTGAGGATAGTTGCAACCGGAAAACTGATGCAAAATTAGACGAAGCTATTGAAGACAATCAGCATATGAAGACCAATTTAGTGGCCAGGACTGAATTAGTTGATGAAAAGTTGGGATCTGATGCCGTAcagaagatttttttaatggGTATGAGATGTTTTGGTGGTGTAGAAATACTTGATATACAGTGCTGTGCTAGTCCTAGGTTGTCAGCACGTTTTGAGCTTTTCCAGAAACAGCTTGAAATTACAAGAAAGTATCGTGGGGATGCAAATGTTCGATATGCATGGCTTGCTACTGCAAAAAGAGCACTTCCTATGATTATGACATTTGGGCTTGGGCTTTGTGGAGCATCCACAACTAACTCCGCATATGGCATTGGTGTCCATCTTGCTGCTGCAAGCTCTCCTGATGCCAG TGTAAATATTTGTGATGTTGACGAAAATGGTGTGCAACACATGGTATTTTGTCGTGTGATTATGGGAAATATGGAGCAATTATGCCCTGGAACTAAGCAGTATCATCCCAGTACAGAGGATTTTGACAGTGGAGTTGATGATCTTCAGAACCCAAGGCATTTCACAGTCTGGAATATGAATGTGAATACCCATGTTTACCCAGAATTTGTTGTTAGTTTCAAGATTGCTTCCAATGGTGAAG GGAATGTGGTTGGAAGTGAGAATCAGAATACAATATCTGCATTTACTACATCTTCGCAAGGGCTTCGAAACCATTTGCGGTTGGAATCCTCTGCAGTTGATTTT GGAACTGTTAGTCCTCTGGTTTCAGAGACTGGGGGATCTCAGGGAAAAGCTCCTAGTACTAATTCATGCAGTCCAAGGGCTCCCAAATCTCCTTGGATGCCTTTTCCTATGTTATTTGCTGCCATCTCAAATAAAGTTTCTCCTAATGACATGGAGTTAATTACCAATCATTATGAACTATTCAGG GCGAAGAAGATTAGTCGGGATGATTTTGTCAAAAAGTTGCGAGTGACAGTTGGAGATGTTTTGTTGAGGTCAACAATAACTGCTCTACAATGCAAG GTACCATCCAAGCGAGAAGTTGAACTGTTGAaccaaaatgttgaaaaattacCTGAGCTTCAGTTATCGTTAGGACCGTCTCCTGGAGTCTGA